From the genome of Vicia villosa cultivar HV-30 ecotype Madison, WI linkage group LG2, Vvil1.0, whole genome shotgun sequence, one region includes:
- the LOC131652873 gene encoding protein LONGIFOLIA 1-like, with protein MSKKGLKSMKDENQELQKQIGCISGFFLMFDRHRFLTGQSNSHNNIPNQGGTSNNIKELNNATQKAKNVKVARENQPSSTESSSGTSMFSSSCSSSMSSLEFNRTIQIEPPPSITQVKINEKSSSEEEVKQRDKGRQESLDFHDIVKDSMRMDSQRLSVKTVAKQEKKSRILKNVDSPRPMAAWDSPRLSYDGRDTQSTLKSATKFKELPRLSLDSKERSIKSFNEGTKTRNLLKGPQKVCGSSNPIEKQVEEPESARRPSSVVAKLMGIEAFPDWSETCDSCNTNKNESFVGSRMSDEYRKDGSIMNVSPYSKCSKSSESSTKASNRSLSVYGEIEKRMADLEFKKSGKDLRALKQILEAMHRYKESIDTTSDQASNSPYDNMSNSSVSESLSAQSPRTPQKNPTSIAVGRPNSTQGSKSPIVIIKPAKVARKTNNSSSTESSIHGKSSSSKVYRGDATNVKAPRDKSNKITSKLIQSSKVPRVVIAESNTSSNMMAETRSPRLQKKFGLEKRSPPTSPSSDISGNRRQQNKQSTELSSPSKTPRQKFSTKERNEIFGEIGYQRRDFKQVEAVSSGDIKDSSNENFTAETKVTAEQPSPVSVLDASFYREDPPSPVKRKSDISKDFEEVLNNCDISEDSEDVALSSNMNAKLNFSDGTNDLDLITHNLVQVLQQFEHSEDERFKNFSDHDNPDHKYITEILLASGRLTSPGSSYTLHLSGHPINPTLFLALEKIKTNATNLNIAQTNNTQEKMQRKLVFDVVNEILFQKLITESSYKPYHPEQRKPEGQHLLDMLCTEIDKLQHNNRNVDLADEDEFLTSIVSEDLVQHSATTECCNEIPNLVLDIERLIFKDLITEIVRSE; from the exons atgtcTAAGAAGGGTTTGAAATCAATGAAGGATGAAAATCAAGAACTGCAGAAGCAAATTGGATGTATTAGTGGATTTTTTCTGATGTTTGACCGTCACAGATTCCTCACAGGCCAGAGCAACAGTCACAACAATATACCAAATCAAG GGGGAACAAGTAATAACATCAAAGAGCTGAATAATGCAACACAAAAGGCAAAGAATGTGAAGGTTGCAAGAGAGAATCAACCATCCTCGACAGAATCGTCATCTGGAACATCGATGTTTTCGTCGTCTTGTTCGTCTAGCATGTCATCCCTCGAGTTTAATCGGACAATACAGATAGAACCACCACCTTCGATAACTCAAGTGAAAATCAACGAAAAATCGAGTTCAGAAGAAGAGGTGAAGCAAAGGGATAAAGGAAGACAGGAGTCGCTTGATTTTCATGATATTGTCAAAGACTCAATGCGTATGGATTCACAAAGGTTATCGGTGAAAACTGTGGCTAAACAGGAAAAGAAGAGTCGAATACTGAAAAACGTCGACTCTCCGCGGCCTATGGCTGCTTGGGATTCACCAAGACTCTCTTATGATGGGAGAGATACACAAAGTACATTAAAATCTGCAACAAAGTTTAAGGAACTTCCTAGACTTTCCTTGGACAGCAAGGAAAgatcaatcaaaagtttcaacgAAGGAACGAAAACTCGAAACCTTTTGAAAGGTCCACAGAAAGTGTGTGGAAGCTCCAACCCAATCGAAAAGCAGGTAGAAGAACCAGAAAGTGCGAGAAGACCCTCGAGTGTTGTGGCGAAGTTGATGGGAATAGAAGCATTCCCTGATTGGAGCGAGACTTGTGACAGCTGCAACACCAACAAAAACGAGAGCTTTGTAGGATCTCGAATGAGCGATGAATACAGGAAGGATGGCTCGATCATGAATGTGTCACCATATTCAAAATGTTCCAAGAGTAGCGAATCATCAACAAAAGCATCAAATCGTTCCCTCTCAGTTTACGGTGAAATTGAGAAAAGGATGGCAGATCTAGAGTTCAAAAAATCCGGAAAGGATCTTAGAGCACTTAAACAGATTCTTGAAGCAATGCACAGATACAAAGAATCAATCGATACTACAAGTGATCAGGCTTCGAATTCTCCATACGACAATATGAGTAATAGTAGTGTCAGTGAAAGTTTGAGTGCACAAAGCCCAAGAACACCGCAGAAGAACCCGACATCGATAGCTGTTGGGAGGCCGAACTCAACTCAGGGTAGTAAATCACCAATTGTCATCATAAAACCAGCAAAAGTTGCAAGAAAAACGAATAATTCTTCGTCAACAGAAAGTTCAATTCATGGTAAATCATCGAGTAGCAAGGTTTACCGCGGTGATGCTACCAATGTCAAAGCTCCTCGAGATAAAAGCAACAAGATAACTTCAAAATTGATCCAATCCTCAAAAGTTCCTCGAGTTGTCATTGCAGAAAGCAACACCAGCTCTAACATGATGGCAGAGACCAGGAGCCCGAGACTACAAAAAAAGTTCGGTTTGGAAAAGCGTTCCCCGCCAACCAGTCCATCATCAGATATCAGCGGTAACAGAAGACAACAAAATAAGCAATCAACCGAATTGTCTTCCCCGAGTAAAACACCTAGACAAAAATTCTCTACGAAGGAAAGAAATGAAATTTTCGGTGAGATCGGCTATCAAAGGAGGGATTTTAAACAAGTTGAAGCTGTTTCTAGCGGTGATATAAAAGACTCGAGCAATGAAAACTTTACGGCTGAAACAAAAGTTACTGCAGAACAACCTAGTCCTGTGTCGGTTCTTGATGCTTCATTCTATAGAGAAGATCCACCTTCTCCGGTAAAAAGGAAATCAGACATCTCAAAAGATTTTG AGGAAGTTCTGAACAATTGTGATATTAGTGAGGACTCAGAAGATGTTGCTCTTTCATCGAACATGAACGCAAAACTCAACTTCAGTGATGGAACCAATGATCTTGACTTGATAACTCATAATTTGGTTCaagttcttcaacaatttgagcATAGCGAGGATGAAAGATTCAAGAATTTCAGCGACCACGATAATCCTGACCACAAATATATAACAGAAATACTACTCGCATCAGGGAGGCTCACTAGTCCCGGCTCCAGCTACACATTGCATTTGTCGGGTCACCCGATTAACCCAACATTGTTTCTTGCACTAgagaaaatcaaaacaaacgcGACGAATCTCAACATCGCTCAGACGAACAACACTCAAGAGAAGATGCAAAGAAAGCTCGTATTTGACGTGGTTAACGAGATTCTATTTCAGAAGCTAATAACAGAGAGTTCTTACAAGCCATATCATCCGGAACAAAGAAAACCAGAAGGACAACATCTTTTGGACATGCTTTGCACAGAAATCGATAAACTACAGCATAATAATCGCAACGTCGACCTGGCTGACGAGGACGAGTTTTTGACGAGTATTGTGTCGGAAGATTTGGTGCAACATTCCGCAACTACAGAATGCTGCAATGAGATACCGAATCTTGTGTTGGATATTGAGAGATTGATCTTCAAAGATTTGATAACTGAAATTGTGAGAAGTGAGTAA